In the Candidatus Kryptonium sp. genome, one interval contains:
- a CDS encoding glycosyltransferase family 4 protein, which yields MSLELLYVTSAVSWGGLEMNILRLARKMSEKGYNVSIACNYEGRLYQEIRKSQSENGSQINIIELGSGFFENFRKLCDVLKRRNFDVVHIFRSHDVKLISLVSFWLGKNINAIFEPQIGIGSNKKDLFHRFIYKKIKFVIAPSRDVANGFLKNLPVGKEKVRIIHLGIDVDKFKFREDRREKIRKEFGFKDEVVIGIVSRFSPGKGHEDLFKAFKILSEEIKNVKLLIVGEPTVGELNYAKKLQELEKELGIEDKTVWTGFRRDINDILCGVDIFVAPSHAEAFGLSLVEAMATELPVVATKSAGFLDIISDGENGLFFEKGNYQDLAEKIKFLINNQELAKQLGKKARETAREKFSFEKYISEIENLYFNLTEAKQTEVSDVQYS from the coding sequence ATGAGCCTTGAACTACTCTATGTCACATCAGCTGTCAGCTGGGGCGGGCTTGAGATGAACATTTTACGGCTCGCAAGAAAAATGTCCGAAAAAGGATATAATGTTAGCATCGCTTGCAATTACGAAGGTAGATTATATCAAGAGATAAGGAAATCCCAGAGTGAAAACGGAAGTCAGATAAATATCATTGAATTGGGCAGTGGATTTTTTGAAAACTTTAGGAAATTATGCGATGTCCTGAAACGAAGAAACTTTGATGTCGTCCACATATTTCGTTCGCACGATGTTAAACTCATCTCGCTTGTAAGCTTCTGGCTTGGGAAAAATATCAACGCCATCTTTGAACCGCAAATCGGCATCGGAAGCAATAAAAAAGATTTGTTTCACCGATTTATTTATAAAAAGATCAAATTTGTGATAGCACCTTCAAGAGATGTCGCAAACGGATTTTTGAAAAATCTGCCGGTTGGAAAAGAGAAAGTCAGAATAATTCATCTTGGAATTGATGTTGATAAGTTTAAATTTAGAGAAGATAGACGCGAGAAGATAAGGAAAGAGTTTGGTTTTAAAGATGAAGTTGTAATTGGTATTGTCAGCCGTTTCAGTCCCGGGAAAGGACACGAGGATTTGTTCAAGGCATTCAAAATTTTAAGCGAGGAAATTAAAAATGTTAAGTTGTTAATTGTTGGCGAACCGACGGTTGGCGAGCTTAACTATGCAAAGAAGTTGCAAGAGCTTGAAAAAGAGTTGGGCATTGAAGACAAAACGGTATGGACTGGATTTAGAAGGGATATTAATGATATTTTATGCGGTGTGGATATTTTCGTTGCGCCATCGCATGCAGAAGCCTTCGGCCTTTCGCTTGTTGAAGCAATGGCAACGGAATTGCCGGTCGTTGCAACAAAAAGCGCAGGATTTTTGGACATAATTTCAGATGGTGAAAATGGATTATTTTTTGAAAAAGGGAACTATCAAGATCTGGCTGAAAAGATAAAATTTTTGATAAACAACCAAGAGTTGGCTAAACAGCTCGGGAAAAAAGCAAGAGAAACTGCGCGTGAGAAATTTAGCTTTGAAAAATACATAAGCGAGATTGAAAATTTATACTTCAATCTTACCGAAGCAAAACAAACGGAGGTAAGCGATGTTCAATATAGTTAG
- the lat gene encoding L-lysine 6-transaminase — MKIRISPNEVHTTLSKHILADGFEMVLDLKNSQGRYLVDAKTGRKYLDLFSFFASSALGMNHPKLLEKDFIEKLTLVAINKPTLSDIYPAEYAEFVETFFNLAVPNYFKYAFFIEGGAPAVENALKVAFDWKMQKNLERGFYKSVEDESKMVVIHFRHAFHGRLGYTLSLTNTDPIKHKYFPKFKWPRIHNPAIKFPLNEENLKKVEEEEKLALNQIKEAIKEYGHNIAALIIEPIQAEGGDNHFRKEFLVALREICDENEIMYIMDEVQTGIGLTGKMWAHEHFVKPDIISFGKKTQVCGILVGERVDEVKDNVFHVSSRINSTFGGNLTDMVRFARILEVIHEENLLENARVVGEHLLNRLVELQAEFPEIISNARGRGLMCAFDLPDAEFRKKFLKKVYENGAIMIGCGERSIRFRPPLTITKEEVDEGIEIIRKSLTELRD; from the coding sequence ATGAAGATAAGAATTTCCCCCAACGAGGTTCACACCACACTTTCAAAGCACATTCTTGCTGATGGATTTGAAATGGTTTTGGATCTTAAAAACAGCCAAGGCAGATACCTTGTTGATGCGAAAACGGGAAGAAAATATCTTGATTTGTTTTCATTTTTTGCGTCTTCAGCCCTTGGGATGAATCATCCTAAGCTGCTTGAGAAAGATTTTATTGAAAAACTTACACTTGTTGCGATCAATAAGCCAACGCTTTCTGATATTTATCCAGCTGAGTATGCTGAGTTCGTTGAGACATTTTTCAATCTCGCAGTACCAAATTATTTTAAGTATGCCTTTTTCATAGAGGGTGGGGCTCCGGCGGTTGAAAACGCGTTAAAAGTTGCGTTTGACTGGAAGATGCAGAAAAATCTTGAGCGTGGGTTTTACAAATCTGTAGAAGACGAATCAAAGATGGTTGTAATTCATTTTAGGCATGCATTTCACGGGCGACTCGGATATACTCTTTCGCTTACAAACACTGATCCGATAAAGCATAAATACTTTCCAAAGTTTAAATGGCCTCGCATCCATAATCCAGCGATAAAATTCCCTTTGAACGAAGAAAATCTCAAGAAAGTTGAGGAGGAAGAGAAGCTTGCACTGAACCAGATAAAGGAAGCTATAAAAGAGTATGGTCACAATATAGCTGCACTTATAATTGAGCCGATTCAAGCAGAGGGTGGAGATAATCACTTCAGAAAGGAATTTTTGGTCGCTTTGCGTGAAATATGCGACGAAAATGAAATTATGTATATCATGGACGAAGTTCAAACTGGCATCGGGTTAACTGGAAAGATGTGGGCGCATGAACATTTCGTCAAACCAGATATAATTTCGTTTGGAAAGAAAACCCAGGTTTGTGGAATTCTCGTCGGCGAGAGAGTTGATGAGGTGAAGGACAATGTCTTCCATGTTTCAAGCAGGATAAATTCAACATTCGGTGGGAATTTGACCGACATGGTCAGATTTGCAAGGATACTTGAGGTCATACATGAGGAGAACCTTCTTGAGAACGCAAGGGTTGTCGGAGAGCATTTATTGAATAGGTTAGTTGAATTACAAGCTGAATTTCCGGAGATAATTTCAAATGCTCGTGGTCGTGGTTTGATGTGTGCTTTTGATTTGCCAGATGCTGAGTTTAGGAAGAAGTTCTTGAAGAAAGTTTACGAAAACGGTGCAATTATGATCGGCTGTGGTGAAAGATCAATAAGATTTAGACCACCGCTTACGATAACGAAAGAAGAGGTTGATGAAGGTATTGAGATAATACGAAAATCATTGACCGAGTTGAGGGATTAG
- a CDS encoding universal stress protein yields MTEIKKILVPIDFSEHSLQALEYAKLFAEKFNSELILLNVIEPVVFIPDLTMGQINIPSIENELMQKSEEKINQLVNDLKNKYNVRGTVKLGKPYVEIIELSKEEKVDLIIIGSHGHTSVEHLLFGSTAEKVIKKSTCPVLVIRPQLKK; encoded by the coding sequence ATGACCGAAATAAAAAAAATTCTCGTCCCAATTGACTTTTCGGAACACTCGCTCCAAGCCCTTGAATACGCCAAGCTCTTTGCGGAAAAATTTAACTCTGAGCTTATACTGCTAAATGTAATTGAACCAGTCGTCTTCATACCTGATTTGACCATGGGACAAATTAACATCCCATCAATTGAAAACGAACTTATGCAAAAGTCGGAAGAAAAAATAAATCAGCTCGTCAATGATTTAAAAAATAAATACAATGTCCGAGGTACGGTGAAACTTGGGAAACCTTATGTTGAAATAATTGAGCTCTCAAAGGAAGAGAAAGTTGATCTTATCATCATTGGCTCACACGGTCACACAAGCGTTGAACATCTTCTCTTTGGTAGCACCGCGGAGAAAGTTATCAAAAAATCCACTTGCCCTGTTTTGGTAATAAGACCGCAACTTAAGAAATAA
- a CDS encoding tetratricopeptide repeat protein, with protein sequence MKKLLLISLVISHIFTFAQNSKTQRIGQAEFHIANGDLKKAVEIYSDLFKNEPNDLRIAKRLAELYLWTENLQGAINVYETLIKNGFIDHDILTNLGQWYLWSGRQNDAIKIYENLIKLYPDSVNFYRTLANLYIWNNRPSDAIPLYEKIIEHNPQDYETIAYLAQQYVWNNQQLKAIPLYQKLTIRFPDSLNYHWLLCQLFVWNSKNEEAKKELKKLLRKNPGHRDALDLAMQLHYYSGEWDEAKNYAMRLIQVEPENQTAKKILDEIRSHYSSYFVGEARWFRDTNKLTRMTYPFEMRIFINRFWELSFNLEQVKIIDDRINERSNGFGGSFNLRYNFSRGNYFEVGGGGFKYGAQNFPVWRFALGLNAFDRIYPQFIYRRSENREGVRAIDGKIRIDNFTVTIYNQILSPLGLSFLFDYGIYSDGNIKRTFGSYLNLFVSRENPKLLFVGFYAFEDFDSIYVNSIPYWTPNELSTYWGEVNIEQILFKRFTIGVAGAIAKNPQYPTSLNYRVYGKLDLFRFEIYAQYEKYGSSVYNYRFFRFYAKMRI encoded by the coding sequence GTGAAAAAACTACTTTTAATCTCGCTTGTGATATCACACATTTTCACTTTTGCGCAAAATAGCAAAACACAAAGAATTGGTCAAGCAGAATTTCACATCGCAAACGGAGATCTCAAAAAAGCAGTAGAAATTTACAGCGATCTTTTCAAGAACGAGCCAAACGATTTGAGGATTGCAAAACGCCTTGCTGAACTTTATCTCTGGACTGAAAATTTGCAAGGCGCTATCAATGTTTATGAAACTCTCATAAAAAATGGATTCATTGACCACGATATACTCACGAACCTTGGACAATGGTATTTATGGAGCGGAAGACAAAACGACGCAATTAAAATTTATGAAAATCTAATCAAGTTGTATCCAGATAGTGTTAATTTTTATAGAACGCTCGCAAACCTTTACATCTGGAACAATAGACCGAGCGATGCAATTCCACTATATGAAAAAATTATTGAACATAATCCACAAGATTACGAAACAATCGCTTATCTTGCGCAGCAATATGTTTGGAACAATCAACAATTGAAAGCTATCCCGCTTTACCAAAAACTTACAATTAGGTTCCCAGATAGTTTAAATTATCATTGGCTTTTGTGCCAGCTTTTCGTTTGGAATAGCAAAAATGAGGAAGCAAAGAAAGAACTCAAAAAACTTCTCAGGAAAAATCCCGGACATAGAGATGCCTTGGATCTTGCAATGCAACTACACTATTACTCTGGGGAATGGGATGAGGCGAAAAATTATGCGATGAGATTAATCCAAGTTGAACCAGAAAACCAAACCGCTAAGAAAATACTTGATGAAATAAGATCTCACTACTCAAGCTATTTCGTCGGCGAGGCAAGATGGTTTAGAGATACAAATAAACTTACGAGAATGACCTATCCATTTGAGATGAGGATTTTTATCAATAGATTTTGGGAGTTGAGTTTCAATTTAGAGCAAGTTAAGATCATTGACGATAGAATTAACGAGAGAAGCAATGGGTTTGGGGGAAGTTTTAATTTGAGATACAACTTTTCTCGTGGAAATTATTTTGAAGTTGGTGGTGGCGGGTTTAAATATGGCGCACAAAATTTCCCAGTTTGGCGATTTGCGCTCGGTTTGAATGCGTTTGATAGAATTTATCCACAATTTATATACAGAAGGAGCGAGAACCGAGAAGGGGTCAGAGCGATAGATGGGAAAATCAGAATTGACAACTTCACAGTGACAATTTATAACCAGATCTTAAGCCCCCTTGGTTTAAGCTTTCTTTTTGACTACGGAATTTATTCCGACGGAAACATAAAGAGAACATTTGGAAGTTATCTCAACTTGTTCGTTTCAAGGGAAAATCCCAAGCTGCTTTTTGTTGGTTTTTACGCCTTTGAGGATTTTGATTCTATTTATGTGAACTCAATTCCGTATTGGACCCCGAATGAACTTTCAACATATTGGGGAGAAGTTAACATTGAGCAAATCTTGTTCAAAAGGTTTACGATTGGTGTTGCCGGAGCAATTGCAAAAAATCCTCAATATCCAACTTCTTTGAACTATAGAGTTTACGGAAAGCTTGATCTGTTCAGATTTGAGATTTATGCTCAATATGAGAAATACGGCTCAAGCGTTTATAACTATAGGTTTTTTAGATTTTATGCGAAGATGAGGATTTAG
- a CDS encoding cyclic nucleotide-binding domain-containing protein has protein sequence MKMKDNFWANIFKGKKKKDQEVEDILKEVPAFSHLDPKEISLLASIVHKREYKKGEFIFYQGDPGLGMYIIQDGEVLIQYTDPDGNKKDLAILSDGDFFGEIALIDESPRSASAICRTDSHIIGFFRPDLFEIIEKHPKLGIKIVLKLAEIIAERLRRTNQEVAQLKAELESLKLLLENKNAQK, from the coding sequence ATGAAAATGAAAGACAATTTCTGGGCCAATATCTTCAAAGGAAAAAAGAAAAAAGATCAGGAGGTTGAAGACATACTAAAAGAAGTTCCCGCCTTCTCACATCTTGACCCGAAAGAAATTTCTCTACTCGCCTCAATCGTCCACAAACGAGAATACAAAAAAGGTGAATTCATATTCTACCAAGGAGATCCAGGTCTTGGAATGTATATCATACAAGATGGCGAGGTCCTAATTCAATACACCGACCCAGATGGGAACAAAAAAGATTTAGCAATTCTAAGCGATGGGGATTTCTTCGGAGAAATAGCACTAATTGATGAATCGCCAAGATCAGCATCTGCAATCTGCAGAACCGACTCTCATATAATTGGCTTCTTTAGACCAGACCTCTTTGAAATAATTGAAAAACATCCAAAACTTGGAATAAAAATCGTCCTTAAACTTGCCGAAATAATCGCCGAACGACTTAGAAGAACAAATCAAGAAGTTGCCCAACTAAAAGCTGAACTTGAATCATTAAAATTGCTGTTGGAAAATAAAAACGCTCAAAAGTAA
- the tpiA gene encoding triose-phosphate isomerase: MRKMIIAGNWKMNKDIKETFDFLLPLKNNLIGQNLNVEVVVCPPFTSLLITADLLKETKIKVGAQNMFYEVEGAYTGEISPKMLRSVRCEYVILGHSERRRYFGETDEIVNKKVKRAIEFGLKPIVCVGETLEEREAGKTFEVLEKQVKGVLDGLTYEQLKDVVIAYEPVWAIGTGRNATPEQAQEAQKFIRDLISDLFNKDVAQNLTIQYGGSVTPENAYSLLSQPDVDGALVGGASLKVDSFLKIIKAGESALLEKGV, encoded by the coding sequence ATGAGAAAGATGATAATTGCTGGAAACTGGAAGATGAACAAAGATATCAAAGAAACATTTGATTTTTTGCTCCCGTTGAAAAACAACCTTATCGGTCAAAATTTAAATGTTGAAGTCGTCGTCTGTCCACCTTTCACATCCCTTTTGATTACTGCAGATCTTCTAAAAGAGACGAAGATAAAAGTTGGCGCGCAAAATATGTTTTATGAAGTTGAAGGCGCATACACAGGGGAGATTTCTCCTAAGATGTTAAGATCGGTTAGATGTGAATATGTTATTTTGGGACATTCGGAGCGAAGAAGATATTTTGGTGAAACAGATGAGATTGTAAACAAAAAGGTAAAAAGAGCAATTGAATTTGGACTTAAGCCGATAGTTTGTGTCGGTGAAACACTTGAGGAAAGAGAAGCAGGAAAAACCTTTGAAGTTCTTGAAAAACAAGTTAAAGGAGTTCTTGATGGTTTAACATATGAACAACTTAAAGATGTTGTGATCGCATATGAACCAGTATGGGCGATTGGGACAGGAAGAAATGCCACGCCCGAGCAGGCTCAGGAAGCACAGAAATTTATTAGGGATTTGATATCTGATTTGTTTAACAAAGATGTAGCACAGAACTTAACAATACAATATGGAGGTAGCGTTACCCCTGAAAATGCGTATTCACTTCTTTCGCAACCAGATGTTGACGGTGCCCTTGTTGGTGGAGCAAGTTTGAAAGTTGATTCTTTTTTGAAGATAATAAAAGCTGGCGAGAGCGCGTTGCTTGAGAAGGGAGTTTAA
- a CDS encoding nicotinate phosphoribosyltransferase has product MFNIVSPEDIKAGKVTDVYFERAINVLKAKGINRYVKVEFVVKKFPSNYQWGVFVGLDEVLTLLEGLPVTVKAMPEGTVFRTNEPVMTIEGMYLDFAVYETAILGLICQASGIATKSARCKLAAGDKIVVHFGARRMHPAITPMIDRSSYIGGCDGVATPIGAKLLGIPASGTMPHAMILLFGDTLEAVKAFDEIIDPKIPRIALIDTFTDEKFEAIRIAEALGGKLYGVRLDTPTSRRGNFLAILREVRWELDIRGFKNVKIFVSGGIDEEIIKQLNEVADAYGVGTTISSAPVLDFAMDIVEIDGKPIAKRGKLSGEKQVYVNEKTGERIILPANEKFNRKGFKPLLEKVIENGKILKRSPEPSKIREYVLKQIKNLTL; this is encoded by the coding sequence ATGTTCAATATAGTTAGCCCTGAAGATATAAAGGCGGGCAAAGTGACAGATGTATATTTTGAAAGAGCGATAAATGTCCTCAAAGCGAAAGGGATAAACAGGTATGTCAAAGTTGAATTTGTTGTTAAAAAATTCCCTTCAAATTATCAGTGGGGAGTTTTCGTGGGGCTTGATGAGGTTTTAACGCTTCTTGAGGGCTTACCTGTCACTGTTAAAGCAATGCCGGAAGGAACGGTTTTCAGAACAAACGAACCAGTGATGACGATTGAAGGAATGTATCTTGATTTTGCTGTTTATGAAACGGCGATACTTGGATTAATTTGTCAAGCGTCGGGAATAGCAACTAAATCTGCAAGATGCAAGCTTGCAGCGGGAGATAAAATTGTCGTTCATTTCGGAGCAAGGCGAATGCATCCGGCTATAACTCCGATGATAGATAGAAGCTCGTATATCGGAGGTTGTGATGGTGTTGCGACTCCAATTGGAGCAAAATTGCTTGGAATCCCAGCAAGTGGAACCATGCCACATGCTATGATACTCTTGTTTGGAGATACGCTTGAAGCTGTTAAAGCATTTGATGAGATAATTGATCCCAAAATTCCAAGGATCGCATTGATTGATACATTTACGGATGAAAAATTTGAAGCGATACGTATTGCCGAGGCTTTGGGCGGAAAACTTTATGGAGTTCGCCTTGACACTCCAACCTCAAGACGAGGAAATTTTCTTGCTATATTGAGGGAAGTTAGATGGGAACTTGATATCCGTGGTTTTAAAAATGTTAAAATTTTCGTAAGCGGTGGAATTGATGAGGAAATTATAAAACAGCTGAATGAAGTTGCTGATGCTTATGGCGTCGGCACTACGATAAGTAGTGCTCCAGTGCTTGACTTCGCAATGGACATCGTTGAAATTGATGGCAAACCAATAGCAAAGCGCGGAAAATTATCTGGAGAGAAACAGGTTTATGTGAACGAAAAAACTGGTGAGAGAATCATCCTACCAGCAAACGAGAAGTTCAATAGGAAAGGATTTAAGCCACTTCTTGAAAAAGTAATTGAAAACGGAAAAATTCTAAAGCGCTCGCCAGAACCTTCAAAGATAAGGGAATATGTTCTAAAGCAAATTAAAAACTTAACACTTTGA
- a CDS encoding vitamin B12-dependent ribonucleotide reductase has protein sequence MEEVKKKTAGVEANTLGEEVLSSSKASTKGLKFNRFFTKPSVHPFDEIEWDKRDAVITNERGEVIFEQKGVEVPAKWSMLATNIVVSKYFHGQIGTPEREYSVKQLIDRVARTITNWGIKDGYFASDEDADIFYNELVYLLVNQYASFNSPVWFNVGIEEKPQASACFINSVQDTMESILELVKTEGMLFKYGSGTGTNFSTLRSSKEKLSGGGIASGPVSFMRGFDAFAGVIKSGGKTRRAAKMVILNVDHPDIIDFIKTKAEEEKKAHILIKAGYDPGFNVPGGAYDSVQFQNANHSVRVTDEFMKAVLEDKEWHTRYVTTGEICDTYRARDIMRMIAEAAWICGDPGMQYDTTINNWHTCPNTGRINASNPCSEFMFLDDTACNLASLNLMKFRNDDGTFDIKAFRHAVDIMITAQEIIVDNASYPTKAIEKNSHDYRPLGLGYANLGALLMSLGLPYDSDPARAYAAVITAIMTGEAYRQSALIAKEMGAFRGFKLNREPMLGVIRKHMSYVDKIDKNLIPEELYDEAKKVWKEAYELGQKYGYRNSQVTVIAPTGTIGFMMDCDTTGIEPDIALVKYKKLVGGGFLKIVNNTVPLALKKLGYTDKQIKDIVDYIDKNDTIEGAPHLKPEHLPVFDCAFKPAKGQRFIHYMGHVKMMAAVQPFISGAISKTVNMPSDVTVDDIMQLYIDAWKMGIKAIAVYRDGSKGTQPLSTSIDDKKTTEEEKKIEFKPVRRRLPDERKSITHKFSVAGHEGYITVGMYPEGTPGEIFITMSKEGSTLSGLMDAFATAISLALQYGVPLKVLVDKFSHMRFEPSGFTNNPDIPIAKSIIDYIFRWLGKKFLTPDEQPSNVDYYADILNGIYSTELDKTKLKSEVIEKYEKQIFESQSDAPPCPSCGTIMQRSGSCYVCPNCGSTSGCS, from the coding sequence ATGGAGGAAGTTAAGAAAAAAACAGCGGGTGTTGAAGCAAACACCCTTGGGGAAGAAGTTTTGTCCTCTTCAAAAGCATCAACGAAAGGTTTAAAGTTTAATAGATTTTTTACAAAGCCGAGTGTTCATCCATTTGATGAGATTGAATGGGATAAAAGAGATGCGGTTATAACTAACGAAAGAGGAGAAGTTATTTTTGAGCAAAAGGGAGTTGAAGTTCCAGCAAAATGGTCTATGCTTGCAACTAACATAGTTGTCTCAAAGTATTTTCACGGTCAAATTGGTACCCCAGAGAGGGAATACAGTGTTAAGCAGTTGATTGATAGAGTTGCAAGGACGATAACTAATTGGGGAATAAAAGATGGATATTTTGCAAGCGATGAAGATGCAGATATTTTTTACAATGAGCTTGTTTATTTGCTTGTTAACCAGTATGCTTCTTTCAATTCACCTGTTTGGTTTAATGTTGGAATTGAGGAAAAACCTCAGGCTTCCGCCTGCTTCATAAATTCAGTTCAAGATACGATGGAATCAATACTTGAGCTCGTTAAAACTGAAGGGATGCTTTTTAAGTATGGCTCTGGCACTGGAACGAACTTTTCAACACTTCGCTCATCAAAAGAAAAACTTTCAGGAGGCGGAATCGCAAGCGGTCCTGTTTCATTTATGCGTGGATTTGATGCGTTCGCAGGAGTCATAAAAAGCGGTGGAAAGACAAGAAGAGCTGCTAAAATGGTCATACTCAATGTTGATCATCCAGATATCATTGATTTTATAAAGACAAAGGCAGAAGAAGAGAAAAAAGCGCATATTTTAATAAAAGCTGGATACGATCCAGGATTTAATGTCCCAGGAGGAGCTTATGATTCAGTGCAATTTCAAAACGCAAATCACTCGGTCAGAGTTACAGATGAATTTATGAAAGCAGTTTTGGAAGATAAAGAATGGCACACAAGATATGTCACAACCGGCGAAATATGCGATACATATAGAGCAAGAGATATAATGCGAATGATAGCTGAAGCAGCGTGGATTTGTGGAGATCCAGGAATGCAGTATGATACAACTATCAACAATTGGCACACATGCCCGAATACAGGCAGAATAAACGCAAGCAATCCTTGTTCAGAATTTATGTTCCTTGATGACACAGCTTGCAACCTCGCATCATTGAATTTGATGAAGTTTAGAAATGATGATGGAACTTTTGATATCAAAGCTTTCCGTCATGCAGTTGATATTATGATAACGGCGCAAGAAATCATAGTTGATAACGCAAGTTATCCGACCAAGGCAATAGAAAAAAACAGCCACGATTATAGACCTCTTGGTTTAGGTTACGCAAATCTTGGGGCTTTGCTTATGTCTTTGGGGCTCCCATATGATAGCGATCCAGCGCGAGCTTATGCTGCAGTTATAACAGCAATTATGACAGGCGAAGCATATAGGCAATCAGCCTTGATAGCAAAGGAAATGGGAGCGTTTAGAGGATTTAAACTTAACAGAGAACCTATGCTTGGCGTGATAAGAAAACATATGTCGTATGTTGATAAAATTGATAAAAATTTGATACCTGAGGAACTATATGATGAGGCAAAAAAAGTATGGAAAGAAGCTTACGAACTTGGACAAAAATATGGTTATAGGAATTCGCAAGTGACGGTGATAGCTCCAACTGGGACGATCGGCTTTATGATGGATTGTGATACGACTGGGATTGAGCCAGATATAGCACTTGTTAAGTATAAGAAACTTGTCGGCGGTGGATTTTTAAAGATTGTGAATAACACAGTCCCGCTTGCACTTAAGAAACTTGGCTATACAGATAAACAGATAAAAGATATTGTTGATTACATTGACAAAAACGACACAATTGAGGGCGCACCGCATTTGAAACCTGAACATCTTCCAGTGTTTGATTGTGCATTTAAGCCAGCAAAGGGCCAAAGGTTTATCCACTATATGGGACATGTTAAGATGATGGCAGCTGTTCAACCGTTTATATCTGGGGCAATTTCAAAAACAGTAAATATGCCAAGCGATGTGACCGTTGACGACATAATGCAGTTATACATTGACGCATGGAAAATGGGTATAAAAGCAATCGCTGTTTATCGTGATGGTAGCAAAGGAACGCAACCACTTTCAACCAGCATTGATGACAAAAAAACAACAGAGGAAGAAAAGAAAATTGAATTTAAACCTGTGCGTCGGAGACTTCCAGACGAACGAAAGTCAATCACACATAAATTTAGCGTCGCAGGACACGAGGGATATATAACCGTCGGTATGTATCCAGAAGGAACCCCAGGGGAAATTTTCATAACGATGAGCAAGGAAGGTTCAACCTTGAGTGGATTGATGGATGCGTTTGCGACAGCTATTTCACTTGCGCTTCAATATGGAGTCCCATTAAAGGTATTAGTTGATAAATTTAGTCACATGAGATTTGAACCGAGCGGATTTACGAACAATCCTGATATACCAATTGCGAAATCAATAATTGATTACATTTTTAGATGGCTCGGTAAAAAGTTTTTAACGCCGGATGAACAGCCAAGCAATGTTGATTATTACGCAGACATTTTAAATGGAATTTATTCAACTGAATTAGACAAGACAAAACTTAAGAGCGAGGTAATTGAAAAATATGAGAAGCAGATTTTTGAATCCCAATCCGATGCACCACCTTGCCCAAGCTGTGGAACCATAATGCAAAGGTCAGGATCTTGTTATGTTTGCCCGAATTGTGGCTCAACAAGCGGATGCTCATAA